CGAGGTGCACGTGCTCCCGGCGACGGCGACCGTGGAGGACGTCTACGCCGTCAACCCCGACGGTGTGTTCTTCTCCAACGGGCCCGGTGACCCGGCCACGGCCGACCACCCGGTCTCCGTCATGCAGGGCGTCCTGGAGCGCAGGACGCCGCTGTTCGGCATCTGCTTCGGCAACCAGATCCTGGGCCGCGCCCTCGGCTTCGGCACCTACAAGCTGAAGTACGGCCACCGCGGCATCAACCAGCCGGTGCAGGACCGTACGACCGGCAAGGTCGAGGTCACCGCGCACAACCACGGCTTCGCCGTCGACGCCCCGCTCGACAAGGTCTCCGACACCCCCTACGGCCGCGCCGAGGTCTCCCACGTCTGTCTCAACGACGACGTGGTGGAGGGCCTCCAGCTGCTCGACCAGCCGGCCTTCAGCGTCCAGTACCACCCCGAAGCGGCAGCGGGCCCGCACGACGCCGCCTACCTGTTCGACCGCTTCGTATCTCTGATGGAGGGCCAGCGTGCCTAAGCGCACCGATATCCAGTCCGTCCTGGTCATCGGCTCCGGCCCGATCGTCATCGGCCAGGCCGCCGAGTTCGACTACTCAGGCACCCAGGCCTGCCGCATCCTGCGCGCCGAGGGCCTCAGGGTCATCCTGGTCAACTCCAACCCGGCGACGATCATGACCGACCCGGAGATCGCCGACGCCACGTACGTCGAGCCGATCACCCCGGAGTTCGTCGAGAAGATCATCGCCAAGGAGCGCCCCGACGCCCTGCTGCCCACCCTGGGCGGTCAGACGGCCCTCAACACGGCCATCTCGCTGCACGAGGCGGGCACGCTGGAGAAGTACGGCGTCGAGCTGATCGGCGCCAACGTCGAGGCCATCAACAAGGGCGAGGACCGCGACCTGTTCAAGGACGTCGTCGAGGAGGTCCGCAAGAAGATCGGCCACGGCGAGTCCGCCCGCTCGGTCATCTGCCACTCCATGGACGACGTCCTCAAGGGCGTCGAGACCCTCGGCGGCTACCCGGTCGTGGTCCGCCCCTCCTTCACCATGGGCGGCGCCGGCTCCGGCTTCGCGCACGACGAGGAGGAGCTGCGCCGCATCGCCGGCCAGGGCCTCACGCTCTCGCCGACCACCGAGGTGCTCCTGGAGGAGTCCATCCTCGGCTGGAAGGAGTACGAGCTGGAGCTGATGCGCGACACGAACGACAACGTCGTGGTCGTCTGTTCCATCGAGAACTTCGACCCGATGGGCGTCCACACCGGCGACTCGATCACCGTCGCGCCCGCGATGACGCTGACCGACCGCGAGTACCAGCGCCTTCGCGACATCGGTATCGCGATCATCCGCGAGGTCGGCGTCGACACCGGCGGCTGCAACATCCAGTTCGCGATCGACCCGGTCGACGGCCGCGTGATCGTCATCGAGATGAACCCGCGCGTGTCGCGGTCCTCGGCGCTCGCCTCCAAGGCGACCGGCTTCCCGATCGCCAAGATCGCGGCCAAGCTCGCCGTCGGCTACACCCTCGACGAGATCCCCAACGACATCACGCAGGAGACCCCGGCCTCCTTCGAGCCCACGCTCGACTACGTGGTCGTCAAGGCTCCGCGCTTCGCCTTCGAGAAGTTCCCGCAGGCCGACTCCACGCTGACCACGACCATGAAGTCGGTCGGCGAGGCCATGGCCATCGGCCGGAACTTCACCGAGGCCTTCCAGAAGGCGCTGCGCTCGCTGGAGAAGAAGGGCAGCCAGTTCACCTTCGTCGGCGAGCCCGGCGACAAGGAGGCGCTGCTCGCGGAGTCCGTCCGGCCCACCGACGGCCGGATCAACACCGTCATGCAGGCCATCCGCGCGGGCGCCACGCCGGAGGAGATCTTCGAGTACACGAAGATCGATCCCTGGTTCGTCGACCAGCTCTTCCTCATCAAGGAGATCGCCGACGAGCTCGCCGAGGCCCCGGAGCTCACCTCCGAACTCCTCGCCTGGGCCAAGCGGCACGGCTTCTCCGACCAGCAGATCGGCGAGATCCGCGGCCTGCGCGAGGACGTCGTCCGCGAGGTCCGGCACGCGCTCGGCATCCGCCCGGTCTACAAGACGGTCGACACCTGCGCCGCCGAGTTCGCCGCGAAGACGCCGTACTTCTACTCCTCCTACGACGAGGAGACCGAGGTCGCCCGGCGCGAGAAGCCGGCCGTCATCATCCTCGGCTCCGGTCCCAACCGCATCGGCCAGGGCATCGAGTTCGACTACTCCTGCGTCCACGCCTCCTTCGCGTTGAGCGACGCCGGGTACGAGACCGTGATGGTCAACTGCAACCCGGAGACCGTCTCCACGGACTACGACACCTCCGACCGCCTGTACTTCGAGCCGCTGACGCTGGAAGACGTGCTGGAGATCGTCCACGCGGAGTCCCTCGCGGGCCCGATCGCCGGTGTCGTCGTCCAGCTGGGCGGCCAGACCCCGCTGGGCCTGGCACAGGCGCTGAAGGACAACGGCGTGCCGATCGTGGGCACCCCGCCGGAGGCCATCCACGCGGCCGAGGACCGCGGCGCCTTCGGCCGCGTGCTCGCCGAGGCCGGCCTCCCGGCCCCCAAGCACGGCACCGCGACCACCTTCGCCGAGGCCAAGGCCATCGCCGACGAGATCGGCTACCCGGTCCTGGTGCGGCCGTCGTACGTCCTCGGCGGACGCGGCATGGAGATCGTCTACGACGAGACCCGCCTCGCCTCCTACATCGCCGAGTCGACCGAGATCAGCCCCTCCCGGCCGGTCCTGGTCGACCGCTTCCTCGACGACGCCATCGAGATCGACGTCGACGCGCTCTACGACGGCGAGGAGCTCTACCTCGGCGGCGTCATGGAGCACATCGAGGAGGCCGGCATCCACTCCGGCGACTCGGCGTGCGCCCTGCCCCCGATCACGCTGGGCGGCTTCGACATCAAGCGTCTGCGGGCCTCGACCGAGGCCATCGCGCGCGGTGTCGGCGTACGCGGTCTGATCAACATCCAGTTCGCGATGGCCGGGGACATCCTCTACGTCCTGGAGGCCAACCCGCGCGCGTCCCGCACCGTCCCCTTCACCTCGAAGGCGACCGCGGTACCGCTGGCCAAGGCCGCCGCCCGCATCTCGCTCGGCGCGACCATCGCCGAGCTGCGCGCCGAGGGCCTGCTCCCGGCGAACAGCGACGGCGGCGAGCTGCCCTTCGACGCGCCGATCTCCGTCAAGGAGGCCGTCATGCCGTGGTCGCGTTTCCGCGACATCCACGGCCGCGGCGTCGACACGGTCCTCGGCCCGGAGATGCGCTCCACCGGCGAGGTCATGGGCATCGACTCGGTCTTCGGCACCGCGTACGCCAAGTCGCAGGCCGGCGCCTACGGCCCGCTGCCCACCAAGGGCCGCGCGTTCATCTCGGTAGCCAACCGCGACAAGCGGTCGATGATCTTCCCGGCCCGCGAACTGGTCGCCCACGGCTTCGAGCTGCTCGCCACCTCCGGCACCGCCGAGGTCCTCAAGCGCAACGGCATCAACGCCAGGATCGTGCGCAAGCAGTCCGAGGGCACCGGCCCGGGCGGCGAGAAGACCATCGTCCAGCTCATCCACGACGGCGAGGTCGACCTCATCGTCAACACCCCGTACGGCACCGGTGGCCGCCTCGACGGCTACGAGATCCGTACGGCGGCCGTGGCGCGGTCGGTGCCGTGCCTGACGACGGTCCAGGCCCTCGCCGCGGCCGTCCAGGGCATCGACGCCCTCAACCACGGCGACGTGGGCGTCCGTTCGCTCCAGGAACACGCGGAACACCTGACCGCGGCCCGCGACTAGCAGCCCTGAGGGGGACACCGGAAACGGTGTCCCCCTCTTCGTGAGGACACCATGTACAAGATCTTCTTCAAGCTCGTCTTCCAGCGGATGGACCCCGAGCGGGCGCACTACCTGGCCTTCCGCTGGATCCGCCTCGCGGCGCGTATCCCCGTGCTGCGCACCTTCGTCGCCGCCACCCTCGCGCCCCGCCACAAGGAACTCCGCACCGAGGCCTTCGGCCTCCGGATGCACGGCCCCTTCGGCCTCGCGGCCGGCTTCGACAAGAACGCGGTCGCGATCGACGGCATGTCGATGCTCGGCTTCGACCACGTCGAGATCGGCACGGTGACGGGGGAGGCCCAGCCCGGCAACCCCAAGAAGCGCCTGTTCCGCCTCGTACAGGACCGTGCGCTCATCAACCGCATGGGCTTCAACAACGAGGGCTCGCTGGCCGTCGCGGCCCGTCTGGCGTCCCGGGAGGCGGTCTTCAGGACCGTCGTGGGCGTCAACATCGGCAAGACCAAGGTCGTACCGGAGGCCGAGGCCGCCGCGGACTACGTGAAGTCGACCGAGCGACTCGCGCCGTACGCCGACTACCTGGTCGTGAACGTGTCGTCGCCGAACACACCGGGGCTGCGCAACCTCCAGGCCACGGAGTCCCTGCGGCCGCTGCTGAGCGCCGTACGCGAGGCCGCCGACCGTACGGTGACGAGTCGCCGTGTCCCGCTCCTGGTGAAGATCGCGCCCGACCTCGCCGACGAGGACATCGACGCGGTCGCCGACCTGGCCGTCGAGCTCGGTCTGGACGGGATCATCGCCACGAACACCACCATCGCGCGTGAAGGGCTCGGTCTGACATCCGCCCCTTCGCTCGTGAAGGAGACCGGCGGCCTGTCCGGAGCGCCCCTGAAGGCGCGCTCCCTGGAGGTGCTCAGGCGCCTCTACGCGCGCGTGGGCGACCGCGTCACGCTCGTCGGCGTCGGCGGCATCGAGAACGCCGAGGACGCCTGGCAGCGCATCCTCGCCGGTGCCACGCTCGTACAGGGCTACAGCGCGTTCATCTACGAAGGGCCCTTCTGGGGTCGGGCCATCCACAAGGGGCTCGCCGCGCGTCTGCGCACCAGCCCGTACGCCACGCTCGCCGACGCGGTCGGCGCCGATGTGAGGGAGATCGCATGACTGACGCCTTCGGCACCCGCCTGCGCCGCGCCATGGACGAGCGCGGCCCCCTGTGTGTCGGTATCGACCCGCACGCCTCCCTGCTCACCGAGTGGGGGCTGAACGACGACGTGGCCGGTCTGGAGCGGTTCAGCCGCACGGTCGTCGAGGCGCTGGCCGACCGGGTCGCGGTGTTCAAGCCGCAGGCCGCGTTCTTCGAGCGCTTCGGTTCGCGCGGCGTCGCCGTGCTGGAGAAGACCGTCGAGGAGGCGCGGGCGGGCGGCGCGCTGGTCGTCATGGACGCCAAGCGCGGCGACATCGGCTCGACCATGGCGGCGTACGCCGAGGCCTTCCTGCGCAAGGACTCGCCGCTGTTCTCCGACGCGCTGACCGTCTCGCCGTACCTCGGCTACGGCTCGCTGTCACCGGCGATCGCGCTGGCGCGGGAGAGCGGCGCGGGGCTGTTCGTGCTGGCGCTGACCTCCAACCCCGAGGGCGGCGAGGTCCAGCACGCGGTCCGCGCGGACGGCCGGAACATCGGCGCCACCATGCTCGCGCACCTCGCGGCCGAGAACGTCGGGGAGGAGCCCCTCGGTTCCTTCGGGGCGGTCGTCGGTGCCACGCTCGGCGATCTGTCGTCCTACGACCTGGACATCAACGGTCCCCTCCTCGCGCCCGGCATCGGCGCCCAGGGGGCCACTCCGGCCGATCTGCCGGCGGTGTTCGGCGGGGTGCTGCGCAACGTCCTGCCCAACGTCAGCCGGGGCGTGCTGCGGCACGGTCCGGACGTCGGCGCGCTGCGGGAGTCCGCGGAGCGGTTCGCGGCGGAGATCAAGGCGGCTGTGGCGCTCGTATGACGGTCGTTCGGGGCGTTCGAGACGCTCTCGCGAGTCCTCCGATGAGTGTTCGCGGGACGACTTGAGTCTGAATACATCCTCAAATCCGGGGCAGTATGTCTGAAATGTCCGGCCTGGCGGAGGCTGACCAGGACTTTTCCGCTGTTCTCGCTGACTCTGGCGGACTTGGCCGCTAGTCTCCGAGCAGTGGGGGTACCTCCCACACCCTTTAGGTAGTGGGGGAGAGTGGGCAAGCGTGTTGCTCGTGGCTCCCCAGGTGTGGGGCGACTAGGTTCCTCACCGGTCCGTATCCGACAGTTCAACATCCGAGGTGACGTAGGCGTGGCTCTTCCGCCCCTTACCCCTGAACAGCGCGCAGCCGCGCTCGAAAAGGCCGCCGCGGCTCGCCGGGAGCGGGCCGAGGTCAAGAATCGACTCAAGCACTCCGGCGCCTCCCTTCACGAGGTCATCAAGCAGGGCCAGGAGAACGACGTCATCGGCAAGATGAAGGTCTCCGCGCTGCTCGAGTCCCTGCCGGGCGTGGGCAAGGTCCGCGCCAAGCAGATCATGGAGCGTCTGGGCATCTCCGAGAGCCGCCGCGTGCGTGGTCTCGGTTCGAACCAGATCGCTTCCCTGGAGCGTGAGTTCGGCAGCACCGGTTCCTGAGTCCGGCACCGTCCGGACCGGGAGTCCCGGGCACCCCGGGATTGCTGGAATAATCGCTGCATGAGTGAACGTCCGCGGCTGACCGTGCTCTCCGGCCCCTCCGGGGTCGGCAAGAGCACGGTCGTCGCCCATATGCGCAAGGAACACCCCGAGGTCTGGCTCTCGGTGTCGGCGACGACCCGCAAGCCCCGCCCGGGCGAGCAGCACGGAGTCCACTACTTCTTCGTCGGTGACGAGGAGATGGACAAGCTGATCGCCAACGGCGAGCTGCTCGAATGGGCCGAGTTTGCCGGGAACCGCTACGGCACCCCGCGCAAGGCCGTCCTGGAACGGCTGGAGGCGGGGGAGGGGGTCCTGCTGGAGATCGACCTCCAGGGCGCCCGGCAGGTCCGGGAGTCCATGCCGGAGGCCCAGCTGGTGTTCCTGGCTCCTCCGTCCTGGGAGGAGCTCGTGCGCAGGCTCACCGGGCGCGGCACCGAGCCGCCCGAGGTGATCGAGCGCCGGCTCGATGCCGCGAAGGTGGAACTGGCGGCCGAGCCCGAGTTCGACGAGACCCTGGTCAACACCTCCGTCGAGGACGTGGCGCGCGAGCTGCTAGCCTTGATGGACGTTGTGTGATCGTTTTTTAGATCTCATCCCAACTTTCGGAAGGCAGAGCGTGTCCTCTTCCATCACCGCGCCCGAGGGCATCATCAACCCTCCGATCGACGAGCTCCTCGAGGCCACCGACTCGAAGTACAGCCTCGTGATCTACGCGGCCAAGCGTGCCCGTCAGATCAACGCGTACTACTCGCAGCTCGGCGAGGGTCTCCTTGAGTACGTCGGTCCGCTCGTCGACACCCACGTGCACGAGAAGCCGCTCTCGATCGCGCTCCGCGAGATCAACGCGGGTCTGCTGACGTCCGAGGCCGTCGAGGGCCCGGCGCAGTAGTACTTTCAGATTGCAGTTGGCTTTTCCACAGGCCCGACAGCGCGACTGTCGGGCCTGTGGTGTGTCATGGGAGTCGTAGGTTCGGGAGGGTCGAGGGATGGGAGACCTGGTGGACAAGCCGAAGGTCGTTCTGGGGGTCAGCGGTGGCATCGCCGCGTACAAGGCCTGTGAGCTGCTGCGCAGACTGACGGAGTCGGGGCACGACGTCCGTGTCGTCCCCACCGCCTCCGCGCTGCACTTCGTCGGCGCCGCCACCTGGTCCGCCCTGTCCGGTCACCCCGTCTCGACCGAGGTGTGGGACGACGTCCACGAGGTGCCGCACGTCCGCATCGGCCAGCACGCCGACCTGGTCGTCGTGGCCCCGGCGACCGCCGACATGCTCGCCAAGGCGGCCCACGGGCTGGCGGACGACCTGCTCACCAACACGCTCCTGACCGCCCGCTGCCCGGTTGT
This DNA window, taken from Streptomyces sp. NBC_00663, encodes the following:
- a CDS encoding quinone-dependent dihydroorotate dehydrogenase yields the protein MYKIFFKLVFQRMDPERAHYLAFRWIRLAARIPVLRTFVAATLAPRHKELRTEAFGLRMHGPFGLAAGFDKNAVAIDGMSMLGFDHVEIGTVTGEAQPGNPKKRLFRLVQDRALINRMGFNNEGSLAVAARLASREAVFRTVVGVNIGKTKVVPEAEAAADYVKSTERLAPYADYLVVNVSSPNTPGLRNLQATESLRPLLSAVREAADRTVTSRRVPLLVKIAPDLADEDIDAVADLAVELGLDGIIATNTTIAREGLGLTSAPSLVKETGGLSGAPLKARSLEVLRRLYARVGDRVTLVGVGGIENAEDAWQRILAGATLVQGYSAFIYEGPFWGRAIHKGLAARLRTSPYATLADAVGADVREIA
- the gmk gene encoding guanylate kinase, which gives rise to MSERPRLTVLSGPSGVGKSTVVAHMRKEHPEVWLSVSATTRKPRPGEQHGVHYFFVGDEEMDKLIANGELLEWAEFAGNRYGTPRKAVLERLEAGEGVLLEIDLQGARQVRESMPEAQLVFLAPPSWEELVRRLTGRGTEPPEVIERRLDAAKVELAAEPEFDETLVNTSVEDVARELLALMDVV
- the rpoZ gene encoding DNA-directed RNA polymerase subunit omega gives rise to the protein MSSSITAPEGIINPPIDELLEATDSKYSLVIYAAKRARQINAYYSQLGEGLLEYVGPLVDTHVHEKPLSIALREINAGLLTSEAVEGPAQ
- a CDS encoding integration host factor, yielding MALPPLTPEQRAAALEKAAAARRERAEVKNRLKHSGASLHEVIKQGQENDVIGKMKVSALLESLPGVGKVRAKQIMERLGISESRRVRGLGSNQIASLEREFGSTGS
- the pyrF gene encoding orotidine-5'-phosphate decarboxylase, with amino-acid sequence MTDAFGTRLRRAMDERGPLCVGIDPHASLLTEWGLNDDVAGLERFSRTVVEALADRVAVFKPQAAFFERFGSRGVAVLEKTVEEARAGGALVVMDAKRGDIGSTMAAYAEAFLRKDSPLFSDALTVSPYLGYGSLSPAIALARESGAGLFVLALTSNPEGGEVQHAVRADGRNIGATMLAHLAAENVGEEPLGSFGAVVGATLGDLSSYDLDINGPLLAPGIGAQGATPADLPAVFGGVLRNVLPNVSRGVLRHGPDVGALRESAERFAAEIKAAVALV
- the carB gene encoding carbamoyl-phosphate synthase large subunit produces the protein MPKRTDIQSVLVIGSGPIVIGQAAEFDYSGTQACRILRAEGLRVILVNSNPATIMTDPEIADATYVEPITPEFVEKIIAKERPDALLPTLGGQTALNTAISLHEAGTLEKYGVELIGANVEAINKGEDRDLFKDVVEEVRKKIGHGESARSVICHSMDDVLKGVETLGGYPVVVRPSFTMGGAGSGFAHDEEELRRIAGQGLTLSPTTEVLLEESILGWKEYELELMRDTNDNVVVVCSIENFDPMGVHTGDSITVAPAMTLTDREYQRLRDIGIAIIREVGVDTGGCNIQFAIDPVDGRVIVIEMNPRVSRSSALASKATGFPIAKIAAKLAVGYTLDEIPNDITQETPASFEPTLDYVVVKAPRFAFEKFPQADSTLTTTMKSVGEAMAIGRNFTEAFQKALRSLEKKGSQFTFVGEPGDKEALLAESVRPTDGRINTVMQAIRAGATPEEIFEYTKIDPWFVDQLFLIKEIADELAEAPELTSELLAWAKRHGFSDQQIGEIRGLREDVVREVRHALGIRPVYKTVDTCAAEFAAKTPYFYSSYDEETEVARREKPAVIILGSGPNRIGQGIEFDYSCVHASFALSDAGYETVMVNCNPETVSTDYDTSDRLYFEPLTLEDVLEIVHAESLAGPIAGVVVQLGGQTPLGLAQALKDNGVPIVGTPPEAIHAAEDRGAFGRVLAEAGLPAPKHGTATTFAEAKAIADEIGYPVLVRPSYVLGGRGMEIVYDETRLASYIAESTEISPSRPVLVDRFLDDAIEIDVDALYDGEELYLGGVMEHIEEAGIHSGDSACALPPITLGGFDIKRLRASTEAIARGVGVRGLINIQFAMAGDILYVLEANPRASRTVPFTSKATAVPLAKAAARISLGATIAELRAEGLLPANSDGGELPFDAPISVKEAVMPWSRFRDIHGRGVDTVLGPEMRSTGEVMGIDSVFGTAYAKSQAGAYGPLPTKGRAFISVANRDKRSMIFPARELVAHGFELLATSGTAEVLKRNGINARIVRKQSEGTGPGGEKTIVQLIHDGEVDLIVNTPYGTGGRLDGYEIRTAAVARSVPCLTTVQALAAAVQGIDALNHGDVGVRSLQEHAEHLTAARD